The following coding sequences are from one Beggiatoa alba B18LD window:
- a CDS encoding tetratricopeptide repeat protein, which translates to MRYIYLLIASLCYSPFCGASFDISCEDNGGKLTPEIQQIESDGCSEGLSGNYFLNPYNDTRINLLLLLEDLKISSLDILPAKTDDIHITAYEIPFYYTQIFDAKNPPPPTIPTEAEISGEAPTITNSPENTSFTNLAKQLGISDETLNTTAYSLQGYKEAHCISNNINAVAQFFTVLNATTIPAEEKHLLAEARLSLANLCQLSPSTVTILNINVINPLAQAMAIYLQGVNAFYSSDFTSAETEFNKLINQENTWLKETALYMLGRVALNQLDETKTEERFNAYLKQYPEGIYAESAQGLFRRLYKLTKNQNKLTQALTQIAQSQQTTSTEQLINLIDEVEHNLFFPYSEEIPTDTSYLANMRDVIKWNPSIFTAVAILTRMRTMEGESAQSIPATELQTLQATFAQANLTDLYTYLLLADSYFIQKNYADVISKTNTLTLKNPINNLTFSTFILRALAFEKLQQLDKAVTIYLDLFKHTEHPIQKRQLQLALAYHYEYRGKIKAVFASDSLVTDKHLRHLLIQRVASASLLEELLNASHIEAQSKSVALKTLLFKLLQHNQYNEFLRIYQQYPIDNYPSFPELAHFQWTGETPKNAEIEDSDIPYTCPSLQKAVQTLAKNNTDAHALNCVGEFFRLFFYYDFADIFPFYNVTHSASNKPPRYLGETSDNFTGKAYSRLDYSLAVIDNPKAPKDAKAYALYRAINCFATSGENHCGQQKIAKEQRANWFRTLKGKYKESIWAERQKYYW; encoded by the coding sequence ATGCGTTACATTTATCTACTGATTGCCAGTTTATGCTATAGCCCTTTTTGCGGGGCATCGTTTGACATTTCTTGTGAAGATAATGGGGGAAAATTAACCCCAGAAATACAACAGATTGAATCTGATGGTTGTAGCGAAGGTTTGTCGGGTAATTACTTTTTAAACCCTTATAACGACACGCGGATTAATCTACTGTTATTACTAGAAGATTTAAAAATTTCTTCACTCGATATATTACCCGCAAAAACAGATGATATTCACATCACCGCGTATGAAATCCCTTTCTATTACACCCAAATATTTGACGCGAAAAACCCACCACCGCCAACGATTCCAACAGAAGCAGAAATTTCAGGTGAAGCCCCAACTATCACTAACTCGCCTGAAAATACCTCATTCACAAATCTAGCTAAACAACTGGGGATTAGTGATGAAACACTCAATACAACTGCTTATTCTTTACAGGGTTATAAAGAGGCTCATTGCATCTCCAATAATATAAATGCCGTTGCACAATTCTTTACTGTCTTAAACGCAACGACTATTCCCGCTGAAGAAAAACACCTTTTAGCCGAAGCCCGCTTAAGTTTAGCCAATCTCTGCCAACTCAGTCCATCCACGGTAACCATTTTAAATATCAATGTCATCAATCCACTTGCTCAAGCAATGGCAATCTACTTACAAGGTGTGAATGCGTTCTACAGTAGCGATTTTACAAGCGCAGAAACTGAATTTAATAAACTGATTAATCAAGAAAATACATGGTTAAAAGAAACCGCACTATACATGCTCGGCAGAGTTGCATTAAATCAACTTGATGAAACTAAAACCGAAGAACGCTTTAATGCTTATCTTAAACAATATCCAGAAGGTATTTATGCCGAATCAGCACAAGGTTTATTCCGACGGTTGTATAAACTGACCAAAAATCAAAACAAATTGACCCAAGCATTAACCCAAATAGCTCAATCACAACAAACTACGAGCACTGAGCAACTTATCAATCTGATTGACGAAGTAGAACACAACCTCTTTTTTCCCTACAGTGAAGAAATTCCAACCGACACAAGCTACTTAGCTAATATGCGTGATGTTATAAAATGGAATCCTTCTATTTTCACAGCGGTTGCGATTCTCACACGGATGCGCACAATGGAAGGCGAATCAGCGCAATCAATACCCGCTACAGAATTACAAACCCTACAAGCTACTTTTGCGCAAGCTAATTTAACCGATTTGTACACTTATCTACTGCTTGCAGACAGCTATTTTATTCAAAAAAATTACGCGGATGTTATCAGCAAAACAAACACACTCACGCTTAAAAACCCCATTAATAACTTAACGTTTAGCACGTTCATCTTACGCGCCTTAGCCTTTGAAAAACTACAACAACTCGATAAAGCCGTCACAATTTACTTAGACCTGTTTAAACACACAGAACACCCAATCCAAAAACGCCAATTACAACTTGCCTTAGCTTATCACTATGAATATAGAGGAAAAATAAAAGCTGTTTTTGCATCTGATAGCCTTGTCACCGATAAACACCTGCGCCATCTTCTGATTCAACGAGTCGCTTCTGCGTCACTGTTAGAAGAATTACTAAATGCTTCCCATATCGAAGCCCAAAGTAAAAGCGTTGCTTTAAAAACATTATTATTCAAATTATTGCAACATAATCAATACAATGAATTTTTACGCATTTATCAACAATATCCCATTGATAACTATCCTAGTTTCCCTGAATTAGCCCATTTTCAATGGACTGGCGAAACGCCAAAAAATGCGGAAATAGAAGACAGTGACATACCCTACACCTGCCCAAGTCTGCAAAAAGCAGTGCAAACATTGGCGAAAAATAACACGGATGCACACGCTTTAAACTGTGTCGGTGAATTTTTCCGACTTTTCTTCTATTATGATTTTGCAGATATTTTTCCGTTCTACAATGTCACTCATTCCGCCTCCAACAAGCCACCGCGCTATCTTGGGGAAACAAGCGATAATTTCACAGGTAAAGCCTACAGCCGTTTGGATTACTCGCTAGCAGTTATTGATAACCCTAAAGCCCCCAAAGATGCAAAAGCCTACGCGCTTTATCGCGCCATTAACTGCTTTGCAACCAGTGGCGAAAACCATTGTGGACAACAAAAAATTGCTAAAGAACAGCGGGCAAATTGGTTTAGAACTTTGAAGGGGAAATATAAAGAGAGCATTTGGGCAGAACGACAAAAATATTACTGGTGA
- a CDS encoding uracil-DNA glycosylase family protein codes for MNHHLNKVLNNIRDCQVCAAHLPYPPKPIIHIHSAQARLLIIGQAPSLKVQNTGMPWNDASGERLRTWLNMQREQFYNDPRIAIMPMGLCYSGTGTHGDLPPRPECAPLWHAKVIEQLTDLKLILLIGRYAQRYHLGKACKATLAQTVQSFADYAPLYFPLPHPSPRNLGWFKQHPWFADTVLPALQARLQAEQLTLIEG; via the coding sequence ATGAACCATCATTTAAATAAAGTATTAAATAATATTCGAGATTGCCAAGTTTGTGCTGCCCATTTGCCTTATCCACCCAAGCCCATTATTCACATCCATTCCGCTCAAGCGCGTTTACTTATTATTGGACAAGCCCCCAGCTTAAAAGTGCAAAATACAGGTATGCCGTGGAATGATGCCAGCGGCGAACGCTTGCGTACTTGGCTAAACATGCAACGAGAACAATTTTATAACGACCCACGCATTGCTATTATGCCCATGGGCTTATGCTACTCTGGAACAGGTACGCATGGCGATTTGCCCCCGCGTCCTGAATGTGCGCCCCTTTGGCACGCGAAAGTGATTGAACAATTAACTGATTTAAAACTAATTTTATTAATTGGTCGTTATGCACAACGCTACCATTTAGGCAAAGCCTGCAAGGCAACACTCGCACAAACCGTACAATCTTTTGCCGATTATGCCCCCTTATACTTTCCACTTCCGCATCCTTCTCCGCGTAACCTTGGCTGGTTTAAACAACATCCATGGTTTGCCGATACCGTATTACCAGCTTTACAAGCACGCCTACAAGCTGAACAATTAACCCTGATTGAAGGGTAA
- the prlC gene encoding oligopeptidase A, which translates to MNNPLLNHDTLPQFSQIKPEHVDPALTKILESNLAEIHRLLETAKPYTWDSLINPLNELNDRLNKTWAPVGHLNSVLDSEALRDVYNTCLPKLSLYSTEIGQNKALYEAYKSIADSPEFAQLEPAQQKIITNELRDFHLSGIHLSPEKQARCKEIRQQLSQLTAKFSQNLLDATHAWKKHITNESLLAGLPDSLKGLARQNAEQANLDGWLLTLDLPCYMPVMNYADNRELRHEMYVAYVTRASAESTNSAQFDNSGLINNILALRHELAQLLGFHNYTEQSLFNNRMAKTPKQVIDFIHDLAQRSRPLAEGELAELRSFAATQYNMPHLEMWDIPYYSEKLRHLRYELSQETLRPYFPLPQVLKGLFQVFERLFGLRIQALNGVDIWHPSVQFFEIFDSKNELRGQFYLDPYARQGKRGGAWMDECIARKRLKTGVQTPVAHLVCNFPPPVGDNPSLLTHNDVLTLFHEFGHGLHHMLTKVDYAPVSGINGVSWDAVELPSQLLENWCWEREALDLFAVHYQTGEKLPNDLLEKMLAAKNFQAGLFMLRQLEFALFDLRVHTDYVPNLDVQATLDAVRKDIAVLIPPAFNRFQNSFTHVFSGGYAAGYYSYKWAEVLSADVFAKFEENGIFDRQTGEAFLHSILERGGSQDAMTLFVEFRGRQPKIEPLLKRVGLLAA; encoded by the coding sequence ATGAATAACCCCTTGTTAAATCACGATACATTGCCACAATTTTCCCAAATCAAACCTGAACATGTCGACCCTGCTTTAACCAAAATTTTAGAAAGCAACTTAGCAGAAATACACCGTTTATTAGAAACCGCAAAACCCTACACATGGGACAGCTTAATTAACCCCTTAAACGAGTTAAATGACCGTTTAAATAAAACATGGGCCCCTGTTGGACATTTAAACAGCGTTTTAGACTCCGAAGCCCTACGCGACGTTTACAATACCTGCTTGCCAAAACTATCCTTATATAGCACCGAAATTGGACAAAATAAGGCGTTATACGAAGCCTACAAATCCATTGCTGACAGCCCCGAATTTGCACAATTAGAACCCGCACAACAAAAAATTATTACCAACGAATTGCGCGATTTTCACCTCTCAGGAATACATTTATCCCCTGAAAAACAAGCCCGTTGTAAAGAAATTCGCCAACAGCTTTCCCAATTAACCGCCAAATTTTCCCAAAATTTACTTGATGCCACTCATGCGTGGAAAAAACACATCACCAATGAAAGCCTATTAGCAGGGCTTCCCGACTCTTTAAAAGGACTTGCCCGCCAAAATGCGGAACAAGCCAACTTAGACGGCTGGCTACTAACCCTCGATTTACCCTGCTACATGCCCGTGATGAACTACGCTGATAACCGCGAATTACGGCATGAAATGTATGTTGCCTATGTCACCCGCGCCTCTGCGGAAAGTACAAATTCTGCCCAATTTGATAACAGCGGACTGATTAACAACATTCTCGCTTTACGCCATGAACTCGCCCAATTGCTCGGTTTCCATAACTACACCGAACAATCCCTGTTCAACAACCGCATGGCAAAAACCCCAAAACAAGTTATCGACTTCATTCACGACTTAGCCCAACGCTCCCGCCCCTTAGCCGAAGGCGAATTAGCGGAATTACGCAGTTTTGCCGCAACACAATACAACATGCCACACTTGGAAATGTGGGATATTCCCTACTATTCTGAAAAGTTGCGTCATTTACGCTATGAACTTTCTCAAGAAACCTTACGCCCTTATTTCCCCTTACCTCAAGTATTAAAAGGCTTATTCCAAGTTTTCGAACGCCTCTTCGGGCTACGCATTCAAGCCCTCAATGGCGTTGATATATGGCATCCAAGCGTCCAATTTTTTGAAATTTTTGACAGCAAAAACGAACTACGCGGACAATTTTACTTAGACCCCTACGCCCGCCAAGGCAAACGCGGAGGCGCGTGGATGGATGAATGTATTGCCCGCAAACGCTTAAAAACAGGCGTACAAACCCCCGTTGCGCATCTTGTTTGCAACTTCCCGCCCCCTGTTGGCGATAATCCTTCATTATTAACTCACAACGACGTATTAACCCTATTCCACGAATTCGGGCACGGCTTACACCACATGCTGACTAAAGTTGATTACGCCCCTGTTTCAGGCATTAACGGCGTATCATGGGATGCAGTGGAATTACCCAGCCAATTATTAGAAAACTGGTGTTGGGAACGAGAAGCCCTTGATTTATTTGCAGTCCATTATCAAACAGGGGAAAAATTGCCTAATGACTTACTGGAAAAAATGCTCGCCGCGAAAAACTTCCAAGCGGGTTTATTTATGCTACGCCAATTAGAATTTGCGTTATTCGACTTACGTGTACATACCGACTATGTGCCGAATTTAGACGTACAAGCGACTTTAGACGCAGTTCGCAAAGACATTGCCGTCTTAATTCCCCCAGCGTTTAACCGCTTTCAAAACAGCTTTACTCATGTTTTTTCAGGTGGTTATGCGGCAGGTTACTACAGCTACAAATGGGCGGAAGTTTTATCAGCGGATGTCTTTGCTAAATTTGAAGAAAACGGCATTTTTGACCGTCAAACAGGCGAGGCTTTTTTACACAGTATTTTAGAACGCGGTGGCTCACAAGATGCGATGACCCTGTTTGTCGAATTCCGTGGCAGACAGCCAAAAATTGAGCCGTTACTCAAACGAGTAGGATTATTAGCGGCTTAA
- a CDS encoding MORN repeat-containing protein: protein MNKKRYWALWMILLLPLSMPLYAADDEDDAADDPEIVKKAVIWTNGDYYDGEYEGDQRNGRGVYIWKNGDRYEGDFYEGKRDGEGTYTWVNGDRYEGGYAEDKRDGEGTYTWANGDQFKGEFSEGKRSDGKLVKGAVPPVKKPVAEEKAPPPVATTTPTPAPASQANTEKDNPEIKDTQKQPAKTPEPAKTPTVASKPTPAPTQTPPTMSAMNDENHGKFIWPNGDSYEGEVVKGQRTGKGIYTWKNGDSYEGDFIKGTREGKGTYTWKNGDRYEGDFVANRREGKGVYLWTNGDRYEGDFIDGTRHGKGVLTWSDGDRYEGEFAKGKRTGKGIYTTATGDRYEGNFMDGKRHGKGKLIMDGVEEEVEYKNGILIDHVKAEK from the coding sequence ATGAATAAAAAAAGATATTGGGCTTTATGGATGATATTACTCCTCCCACTATCCATGCCACTATATGCCGCCGATGACGAAGACGACGCAGCAGACGACCCCGAAATTGTCAAAAAAGCCGTTATCTGGACAAATGGCGACTACTACGACGGCGAATATGAAGGCGACCAACGCAACGGACGCGGCGTTTACATCTGGAAAAACGGCGACCGCTACGAAGGCGACTTTTACGAAGGTAAACGCGACGGCGAAGGCACTTACACATGGGTAAATGGCGACCGCTACGAAGGCGGTTATGCCGAAGACAAACGCGATGGCGAAGGCACTTACACATGGGCAAACGGCGACCAATTTAAAGGCGAATTCAGCGAAGGCAAACGCAGTGATGGTAAACTCGTAAAAGGCGCTGTCCCCCCTGTTAAAAAACCAGTCGCAGAAGAAAAAGCCCCCCCACCTGTTGCTACAACAACCCCAACGCCAGCCCCTGCTAGCCAAGCAAACACAGAAAAAGACAACCCTGAAATCAAAGATACCCAAAAACAACCCGCAAAAACTCCTGAGCCTGCCAAAACCCCAACAGTTGCCAGCAAACCAACCCCAGCCCCAACCCAAACACCGCCCACAATGTCCGCGATGAATGACGAAAATCATGGCAAATTCATTTGGCCCAATGGCGACAGCTACGAAGGCGAAGTTGTAAAAGGACAACGCACAGGCAAAGGCATCTACACATGGAAAAATGGCGATAGCTACGAAGGAGATTTCATTAAAGGCACTCGCGAAGGCAAAGGCACTTACACATGGAAAAACGGCGACCGCTATGAAGGCGATTTCGTTGCTAACCGCCGTGAAGGCAAAGGCGTTTATCTCTGGACAAATGGCGACCGCTACGAAGGCGACTTTATCGACGGCACACGCCACGGAAAAGGCGTTTTAACATGGTCAGATGGCGACCGCTATGAAGGCGAATTTGCCAAAGGCAAACGCACAGGCAAAGGCATCTACACCACCGCCACAGGCGACCGCTACGAAGGCAACTTTATGGACGGCAAACGTCACGGAAAAGGCAAACTCATCATGGACGGTGTAGAAGAAGAAGTAGAATACAAAAATGGTATTCTGATTGACCATGTAAAGGCTGAAAAATAA
- a CDS encoding DUF3142 domain-containing protein: MPVLRLFWLSLSLLIAGSTHQVYFVQVQDYQAFWVWGGIKPAQIPLTAQRLYILQGSIQADRQKNVRFQRQGILVRPLPAPIFLVYRFEVLAWNPVIRQSLFNQIAYWESYQQTVLGIQIDFDAHTQRLDQYDVFLRQVRAELPEKYQLSITGLLDWTQNASPTVLQALADTLDEVIFQTYQGKRTIPRYQAYLRAFAQLQVPFKVGIVAGGVWDKQREQWLQGLTYYRGMVVFLLPEG, encoded by the coding sequence ATGCCTGTACTTCGTCTGTTTTGGCTGAGTCTTAGCCTATTGATTGCAGGCTCAACGCATCAAGTCTATTTTGTACAAGTACAAGACTATCAAGCGTTTTGGGTTTGGGGGGGGATTAAACCCGCACAAATTCCACTCACTGCACAACGCCTGTATATTCTGCAAGGCAGTATTCAAGCGGATAGACAAAAAAACGTCCGTTTTCAACGACAAGGCATTTTAGTACGACCATTGCCCGCCCCTATATTTTTAGTCTATCGTTTTGAGGTTTTAGCGTGGAATCCTGTGATACGACAAAGTTTATTTAATCAAATCGCTTATTGGGAAAGTTATCAACAAACAGTGCTGGGCATTCAAATCGATTTTGATGCCCACACTCAGCGTTTAGACCAATATGACGTTTTTCTGCGTCAAGTGCGTGCCGAATTACCAGAAAAATATCAATTAAGTATCACAGGCTTATTAGATTGGACACAAAACGCATCGCCAACCGTTTTACAAGCTTTAGCGGATACCTTAGACGAGGTAATTTTTCAAACTTATCAAGGAAAACGTACAATTCCACGCTATCAGGCTTATTTGCGTGCTTTTGCGCAATTACAAGTTCCGTTTAAAGTAGGCATCGTAGCGGGTGGGGTATGGGATAAACAGCGGGAGCAATGGTTACAGGGCTTGACTTATTATCGCGGGATGGTGGTATTTTTATTGCCTGAAGGATAA
- a CDS encoding secondary thiamine-phosphate synthase enzyme YjbQ, translating into MSIKQLTIRTHQQGLYNITAQVAQAVRESAIVDGLCTVFIQHTSASLLIQENADPDVCQDLNNWLNRLIPEGDALYTHTLEGADDMPAHIKSALTATSLGIPILNQSLALGTWQGIYLWEHRHQGSLRKLVIHIGL; encoded by the coding sequence ATGTCAATTAAACAATTAACGATTCGTACCCATCAACAAGGGCTTTATAATATTACGGCACAAGTCGCGCAGGCTGTGCGAGAAAGTGCCATCGTTGATGGGTTATGCACGGTTTTTATTCAACACACATCCGCAAGTTTACTGATTCAAGAAAATGCTGACCCTGATGTTTGCCAAGATTTAAACAATTGGCTCAATCGTTTGATTCCCGAAGGCGACGCGCTTTATACGCATACTTTAGAAGGAGCAGACGATATGCCCGCGCATATTAAATCAGCACTGACCGCGACATCTTTAGGTATTCCGATTTTAAACCAAAGCCTTGCATTAGGCACTTGGCAAGGGATTTATTTATGGGAACATCGCCATCAAGGCAGTTTGCGAAAATTAGTTATACATATTGGTTTATAA
- the ispH gene encoding 4-hydroxy-3-methylbut-2-enyl diphosphate reductase, with the protein MMNVTLAQPRGFCAGVVRAVEIVEQALMVYPHPVYVLHEIVHNRYVVDDLRQKGAVFVESLDDVPLGAVCIFSAHGVARAVVNKAENRQLEIIDATCPLVTKVHQQAQRYAQQGYEIIIIGHAGHPEVEGTRGRIDGIVHILSTVPEAQALQVNDPCKLAYVTQTTLSVDDTKDVIAFLNQRFPNIQGPQLSDICYATQNRQNAVRELAKQVDLLLVVGASNSSNSNRLREAGEQAGITSYLIQDANDLKPEWFQQQPKIGVTAGASAPEILIQGVLKRLETFGVKTVNVMNGEIENTTFKLPLTLLEKIKQKQGDVALSVK; encoded by the coding sequence ATGATGAATGTCACGCTTGCCCAACCAAGAGGCTTCTGCGCGGGCGTTGTTCGTGCCGTAGAAATAGTTGAACAAGCCCTGATGGTTTACCCGCACCCTGTCTATGTTCTGCACGAAATTGTCCACAACCGTTACGTCGTGGACGATTTACGGCAAAAGGGAGCGGTTTTTGTCGAAAGTCTGGACGATGTACCCCTTGGCGCGGTGTGCATTTTCAGTGCACATGGCGTTGCACGTGCGGTTGTGAACAAAGCAGAAAATCGTCAACTAGAAATCATTGATGCAACCTGTCCTTTAGTCACCAAAGTACACCAACAAGCCCAACGCTATGCCCAACAAGGCTATGAAATTATTATTATTGGTCATGCAGGACACCCCGAAGTAGAAGGCACACGCGGACGCATCGACGGCATCGTACACATTTTATCAACCGTTCCAGAAGCACAAGCCCTACAAGTCAATGACCCTTGCAAACTCGCTTATGTGACACAAACCACCCTCAGTGTTGACGATACCAAAGACGTGATTGCCTTTTTAAATCAACGTTTCCCCAACATCCAAGGGCCACAACTCAGCGATATTTGTTACGCGACACAAAACCGCCAAAATGCAGTTCGTGAATTAGCCAAACAAGTTGATTTACTACTCGTTGTTGGCGCAAGTAACAGTTCTAACTCCAACCGTTTACGCGAAGCAGGAGAACAAGCGGGCATTACTTCCTATCTGATTCAAGATGCAAATGATTTAAAGCCCGAATGGTTTCAACAACAACCGAAAATTGGTGTAACTGCTGGCGCGTCTGCACCTGAAATCCTGATTCAGGGCGTTTTAAAACGCTTAGAAACTTTTGGTGTTAAAACGGTTAATGTCATGAACGGAGAAATAGAAAATACCACGTTTAAACTGCCTTTAACCCTGCTGGAAAAAATTAAGCAGAAACAGGGAGACGTGGCGTTATCAGTGAAATAA